Part of the Pseudobacteriovorax antillogorgiicola genome, TGATCATGGGAGCAACGGCTTTCTTAGCTGACTCTGCGCGACAGCTTTCCTAGTTTATCTAGAACACGCTCTCCCGAGCGTGTTCTCACCTTACAAGATCTGGTCCGTGCGACTAACCCACAATTTATTTGAGAGCACCGAGAAAGTCTCCCTTACCAAGCTCAACCCCATTATGACGAAGAATGTTGTAGGCAGTGGTTATATGAAAGTAAAAATTGGGTAGCAAGAAGGAAAGAAGAAATGACTGGCCCTGAAAGGTCATTGTTTCTTTGCGAAGAGGCACTTCGATAACTCTTGCTTCAGAGCCATCGATCTGGTCTGGAGTGAAGTCACTAATGTAGCTCTTGGCATCATTCACCCTATCGATGAGGTCTTGAAAGCTGGTCTCGTTATCCTCCCGTTTGCTTGGCTCCACCCCAGCGAGTCTCGCAATCCCCCGTCGCGGTATGTCGGTTCCAATCTGAACCTGTCTCAACAGTGGAAACATATTAGGGTAGAGACGACTACCAAGGAGAACGGAAGGATCGATGCCCTTGGCATCAGCATACTCCTGGCCTTTATTCAAGATATTGATGAGGTTGGCAAACCCATGGATAACCGGCGGCACAGAAGCTTGGTACATAGATAGTGTCATCGTAGATTGCTCCATCTTGTTTTTAAAACCCTATCTTAGGCCCCTTCCGTTACCAACGCAATCAGCCATTGCAATGCACAAGCACAGGGAAAAGCACACTTTGCTTCTCCCCTTTTCTTTAGTCACGGCTTTGCAACTTAGACAAGAGTCTCAGGATTTCTAGATATAACCAGATGAGAGTGACAAGCAAGCCAAATGCACCGAACCACTCCATGTATTTTGGAGCACCGCTTTCGGCACCTGCTTCAATAAAATCGAAGTCCATGACAAGATTCAATGCTGCAATGACCACAACGAATAAACTGAAACCGATTCCTATGGCTCCTGACTCATGGATATAAGGGACTGTAACACCAAAAAACCCTAAAATAATCTGCAGCAAGTAAAACAAGGCGATACCACCAGTAGCAGCTGTAATTCCCAACTTGAAATTTTCCGTCGCCTTGATCAAACCAGATTTATAAGCCATCAGAAGGGCAATAAACACCATCATCGTGAGCCCTACCGCCTGAACGACAATTCCAGGGAACCTAAGCTCAAACATTGCTGAAATACCACCAAGAAATAGCCCTTCAAGACCCGCATAGAGAGGCACTGTATATGGCGACCACTGCTTCTTGAATATGGTAACCAGGGCAACGATAAACCCTCCAATCGAACCTCCCCAGATATAGCCCATAGGAGGGACTGGTTCCGCCTGACCGAAAAAACGCTCCCAGACAAACATGGCGGCAATCAGCAGAATCATTCCAGATATGAAGCACTTATTAACAGTTCCATTCAGAGTCATGACATCTGTGCTTCTCTGGGAGTAGGGAACTGAAAACGTGTCTTGTTTTAATGCCGGATTTCCCGATCTCATCATTGTTGAAAACCTTCCTTACCTTCGAGGTGGGTACTTATAACCATTTCAATGCTCTATCTTAGCTCTGCTATCGGAACATCGCAATGGAATCGTAAGTAAAAGGCCGATGACTTTAGGGGACTGTGAAGGGTTGGCTAGCTATGCAAAGTATAAAAATGAACCTACCACCATCATAAATGTGACTACAATGGATAGGTCCGTATGTTTCGCTAAAAATTTCAGTAGATATTTTGTCTGTTTCATTCATTCCCCCTTACACCTACGAGACGAATCAAGGCCGACAATATTGCAAGTCCTACCTACTCCAGGCTTTGAATTAGAACGATCACTAACATGTATATTGTTGCTGAATAGAAGCACTTTAACTCCACTTATCAGGCTGTTAGCACGCCCATAAGACTGATTTTTAGGCAAATCCCAGATTTCGCAACTAATGCTCTTGTTTAGCCCTACCCCTAAGTGGTAGGATAAGCATGCCATTTAGGCGTAAAAAGAATCAAAATATGGAATCATTATGAAACCTTATCTTACACTTACCCTTCTTAGCCTGATCGTCGCATGCGGTTCAAATAACGGTCCTAGCAACGATGAGGCTCCTGATGGGACGGCTCCTCAGGCAGACCTCGTAGAGAGCAAAAACTGCGAGTCAGTCACATGCCAGGCAGAGGCAGAAGTTTTACGCGCTCTGAACCAGAAACGAACTGAGCTAGGGCTTGCCCCACTCTCTTGGTCAGAAGAACTTAGTTACGGTGCACGGGTATGGTCCGACCAGCAGGCGTCTGCTAGCCAAATCTCCCATGATGGTTTTCCAGAGCGAAGGCTTCACTCCATTCAATCAATGTACCCAGATTTTGAAGAGTTCCTTTCCGCTGAAAACGTTGCTATGACCTACTCCTCCTCTGCAGAGGGACTAGCCATTGGTCAGCAGTTTTTCCAAATGTGGTGGAATAGCAAGGGCCATCAGCAAAATATGCTTGGCAACCATAGTTCTATCGGGGTGGGCATCGTCGCCAAAGGTAATGGGTACTACGGCACCCAACTTTTCTTTTACTAAGGCAGGTCTGAGTGATTGTTATAACTCCCTCCCCCAAGACCCTTTACTCTTTGTGATCCTTTCCGATAATTCCCTCAGGAGGTCACAAAGAATTGCCACCAATATACCGGGTAATGCTATCGATTTTAGCGATTAGCTACCTGTTCCGAACGAACTGGGCCGTGGCCCAAAGCCACAATGTTGTCAAAGGAGTCGCTGACCTAAGGTCTTCGGATTTTTCCGACGGCAAGGTGATTCCATTATCCGGGCAGTGGGAGTTCTATTGGCAGCAATTGGTACCCGGAGTGGCCGTTGATGACCTTTCAGATATAGATTCTAAGGATTTTATTGAGGTTCCGGGAAGTTGGGGGCGATCTGATCAACGGAGCACCTATGGCTATGGTACCTATCGAATCCGGGTAGATCTTGACAAGATTCAAACTCTAGCGATTCGTTGGCCCACAATTTACTCATCAGCTAGGATCTTCATCGACGATCTTAAAATTCTAGATATTGGCAAAGTTGCAGACAAACCTGACCAACACATAATGCAATTGTCAGAACGAGCGATTAGCTTTCAACCCGAGAATCCCTCATTTTACTTAACGATACAAGTAACTAACTATGATATGTTCCTTGCTGGCTTAGCCAAGGCGACCATCGAAATCGGTTCACCCGAAGTCATATTTGCTAAGAATGAGAAGATAACCGCGTCGACTATGTTCCTAATCGGCTGCCTTTTTATGATGGGGATCTATCATTTTTGCTTGTTTGCACTTCGTCGTAAATCAAAATCTGCCGCTTACTTTGGAGCAAGCTGTCTTTTAATCGCTGCTTACACCTTGGTCGCAAGGGGTCGGCCCATAATCGTGTTTCTTCCCCACATTACGTCCAAAGAGCAAATTTTTCTGTTCAATCTATGGCTTCTCTCAATTCCCTCATTTCTATATTTTACCAACGAAATTATCCCTCGGTCCATCCCGAGACGATTTATACAATCAGTCGCCTGGTTTAAAGGGGTCTATCTCGCTTCTATATTTGTTCTTGAGACTAAGGTCTTCTTAAACTTGTCCGTCATCGCTCAGGTTGTAGCCCTCATTAGTATGATATTTATATTTAAAGCATCCATCAAAGGCGTGTTTCAGAGAATCGAAGGGGCTCGGCTATTTCTTATGGGACTCCTTGTGTTACTAATTTCTACAGTGAACGACATGGCATTAGCGAGAGCCCTGATCCAGTCTATCCCTCTTGGAGCTACCGGCCTCTTCGCCTTCATCTTTTGCCAATCATTTTTATTGGCAAAAAGATTTTCAAATGCTTTTACAAGGGTTAGCCGCTCGGAGCGCAAGATTCGTCAGCTTTCTGGCGACCTCAAGAGTGAGCGTGACCATGTGATACAGCTCAATGAAACCTTAGAGCAACGTGTCGAAGAGCAAACGAGGGATATCCGCTCATTCATGACCAACCTTGAAATGGGAATATTTGCCATTCAAGGAGACAGTTTGGAGATTCATGGCGATATCTCAGATCACATGAAAGTCCTATTTGATGCTGAAAGCTTCGAAGGCGTGAATATTTGTAGCCTGCTTTTTGAACAGAGTCACCTTGATTCCAATGAACAGAATCTGGCTAAAAATGTTCTCGTAGCAGCAATGGGAGAAGATCTCTTGGCTTTTGAAACCAATAGCCACGGCCTACCTTATGAAGTAGAGCGCCAAAACAAAAACGGTGAATCTCAGATTTTAGAACTCTCTTGGAACCCCATTGTCAACGACGACGATATTGTCAACAAGATCCTAGTTACAGTACGAGACGTAACCCTTATACGATCCTTAGAAGAAGAAGCCCTAACTAAAGAAGAAGACCTTCAGTTCATAGGCGAGCTATTGAACATAGATCCTGCAAAATTCAGGCGTTTTATAGATGACTGTTATGAGTTTGTCAGCGAAAATAGAAAGCTTATTAACTCAAAAAGTATACAAGAAAAAGATATGGAAGCCCTCAAGGTTCTATTTATCAATATGCATACTATGAAAGGAGCCGCAAGATCTCTGTACCTCAAAAAGATGACACAGGTATTCCATGAAACTGAACAATACTATGCAACCTTGCAAACAGATGCAAACATTGAATGGAGCATCGATAAGATGAACTCCGACCTTGACGAGGTCGTCGATATCATTCGGTCATACGAGAACTTGAGTAAGAATAAGCTAGGAAGGGATTTCGATGGTGAGCCACACATCGAATTTAGCGAGTCTGAAGTAGAAAAGATGCTTCACCTTATGACTCGATTCGAAAACGAAGAACCTATCAGCCTAGGCAATGATCACCTCTCCTTGCACAAGACGATATTTGAGCGGCTATATCTTAGACGCCAGCAAGTGATCGCAGAATCGTGCCAAGTTCTTCCCGCTCTGGCTAAGGACTTAGGCAAAAACAATCCGCGACTGATGATAGAAGACAATGAAATTTACATGAACTCCGTTGGTGAAGATATTCTTCGCAAGGTATTCGTCCATATTCTCAGAAATTCTATGGACCATGGCATTGAACCTCCTGATGTCAGGAGTGCCATTGGTAAAGATCCCGTCGGCAACATTTCCATAAGGATGACTTGGGAAACCTCAAAAGTCACCATCAGCTATCGCGACGATGGAGCTGGCCTTGACTTACAAAAGATTTCTAAAATGGCCATCCATCGAGGTGTCCTGAGCGAAGACAATGCAGGAACACCATACCAAGTAGCACAGTGTATTTTCAACGCTGGATTCTCAACCGCCAAGCAAGTGAACGATATTTCAGGTCGGGGAGTGGGCATGGGTGCCATTAAGAAGTTCATCGAAGATGCTGAAGGCACCATCGAGATCAGTCTCGACCAACCTATCGCCGGGAGACAAAATCGCTCTTTCGCCTTTCTCATTGAACTTCCTCAGAATCTCTTCGCCCGTTATAAAGATTTCAAAGGCCAGCAAAACGTCGCATAGCCTTGTTTAAGCTGTCTTCAATGAATTGCAGTGCCTCGATCACGAGGCCAAAGAATAGACTATCAGACCCACAAAAATCAGCAAAAACCCTATCATCAGAGGCGTTTCGTAGCGATCTAATATTTTCTCTAATCTAGAGCCAAACACCCGAACAAGGGCAGCAAGCCCAAAGTAACGAATCCCTCTAGAGATCGCAATCACAGCAATAAAGCCGTCAAGCCTCATGCCGATCAGTCCAGCTGATAAAGTCCCCAACTGGAACGGAACAGGAGTCACTCCAACGAGAAAAAGAGACCAGTAGCATTGGTCCTCTAAATCGGCTTTTATCCCCTCAAATTCTTTCAACAGCTCAAAGTATTTAAGGATAGGCTCTAGAATAGGCTCGAACATCGAATAGGCAAGTCCATAAGCAGCAATTCCACCTAGAACAGATCCAAGAGTCAGCATTCCAGCCATCAGCCATACTTCTCGATGACGGCGAGCCATGATAGGTATAAAAGTGGCTCAATAGCTATAAAAAGTACTGTATTCTCAAGAAACGAAAGGACCACCAACCAAAATGGCATCCAGCGGGAGCGAACCGCTCGATAGATCGAGTGTTTAATCGTATCCTTGTTGTGTCAAGCCGCCTGCCTGATCAGCCATCATGATCCCCTGAGTTGAAGCACAATTGGAAAACCAACAGTAGTTCGCTAGGCTAAAAAAGACAAATCCCAAAACAAAGTCTTTTTTATTGTATCTATGATAGCTTGATGACCTTTTCATTTGAGGCGTGTACCAAAGTCGAAGAGATAATGAAGCTAGGGAGTAGTAAGCTCCCCTCAAGGTATTCAGGTTGGATTCATGTCAAAGCTACTCTAGCAGTTGCACTGACAAACAGACATTTGACCCGGAACAGTCGTCCACCAACCTCCTGTGGATTGACCACCTACAAGGACTGCCCTCGCCCCTACCCTTGTCTGGAAATCTTTAAGATGCTAAGCCTGTTTTTCCGCGAGCTCTACGTCCTGACTCTCATATACTTCGGGTAGATCTAGTTCTTGTTCGCAATCAACAAGTATCGTTCCTGGTTTTGATAAGAGGTAGCTGAAGCTAGCTTTTAAAGACGGTGATTTTTTCAAGTCATCCCTCAACTCTCGCAGCACATGAAAGTTGATATCCATCACTTTTTGGCTTTCCAAAGGCTTGACTAATCCATAGACGATGGGCTCATCTTTAACTTTGTAGCTCCCAAACATCTGATCCCAAATTGAAAAAATAGCACCATAGTTAGTGTCCAGGTACTGTTGATTCGAACCATGGTGAACACGATGCAAACCTGGAGTGACGAAAATTCTAGAAAGCCATTCAAGGCGATCGTTGTCTAGATTAGTATGGACCCAAACCTGATATATTCGTGACCAAATCTTTATAATTACTATCATAAGAGCTGGAACCCCCATCAATGCAAGCGGCGCTAGAAAAATCCAACGATAGACCGCTTCAATAAATGACAGGCGACCTGTAACACTGAGGTTAAACTCACTTGAGCTATGATGCACACTGTGGAAGCCCCACACGGCATTTACTTCGTGACCACAACGATGATCCCAGTAGTAAACAAAGTCGACAAGAATAAAGGCTGCAAGCCAAACCAGCCCTGAGTCCATTGATAAAACCCCGAATGGGCTCCATTGATTCAGACCACTCCACATGAAGAACGCCAAGGCATCAAGAATCAATAACCTGGCACCAAGATACAGAGCCATGACTTTATAGTTCGCAAGAGTCTCCCCCCTGCTTATCTTGATCCTATGGCTGCGAAAGCTAAGGTAGACATCGAGTATCTGACTTCCCAGAAGAAAGAACAGACCGAACACCTTCAGGGAATCCAAATTGAACAAAAAATCCATTAGCAAATCTCCAGCGAAATATGTGAGTCTCACTGGCGTCAAATGCAAACTTCATTCGACTCATGGCCACCTAATATCATTGCCTTTTTTCCAGAGATGGCTTCCTAACATTTATTCAGTTGTTCAATTTAGTGACAGATTTGCTTGAAAAATCTCTTTCCCTGTTTGGAAAATTTGAAGTTCCGGCACAGGAAATTTAAAGCATAACCTATAGCCCGCTAATATTACTTACAATTCAATGATTGCTGGAATCTACTTAGGAGAGAGCCTTTTCATGAGCCAATGGGACCTCTAGCCCGGACTATGAGATGCGACCAACCCAGCACCGTGGTGTGGGTGTTTGGTCACGCTTGAAAATCAGACGAGAGGCCTAGACTGGACATCATCAGTTTGAGATGAAATCCAGTGCTCTATTTGGCAGATGGAGCAAACTTTGTTAAGACGATGCCTTCTACTGCCGACTTGTATTCGTCAACAGTCGGCACTCTACCAAGAATCGTTGAAAGCACGACAACCGGCGTGGACGCCAGTAGGGACTCCCCTTTTTTCTCCGCAGAATCCTCAACAACCCGCCCTTGAAACAAACGAGTTGAGGTAGCCATTACAGTATCGCCTTTCGCAGCTTTTTCCTGGTTTCCCATGCAGAGATTACAACCGGGGCGCTCAAGGTACATCATGTTCTCATACTCAACCCGAGCAGAGCTTTTTGGAGAGCTATCATCGAACTCAAACCCTGAATATTTCTGAAGGACGTCCCAATCCCCTTCAGCCTTTAGTTCGTCAACAATATTATAAGTCGGTGGTGCAACAACTAGTGGAGCCTTGAACTCTACTTTGCCATGCTGCTTTTCAATGTTCCTAAGCATTTGAGAGAGAATTTTCAAATCGCCTTTGTGAACCATACAGGAGCCAATAAAGCCTAAATCAACGGTTTTTTCGCCTTTATAGTAGGAAATGGACCTTAAAGTATCGTGGGTGTAGCGCTTTGAAACGTCTTCGTTATGAACATCTGGATCTGCAATCACCGGCTCGTCGATCTGATCCAAATCTACAACGAACTCAGCAGCGTAATTCGCACTCTCGTCAGGCGAAAGCGCAGGCACCTCGCCAGACTTGATTTCGGCAATGCGCTGATCGGCTTTTGCAATAAGACCTCTTAAATCTTCAGCATGGTTATCCATACCCTTGTCGATCATGATCTGAATGCGACTTTTGGCAATTTCTAGTGATTCTATAAGGGCTTCATCTTTCGAGATGCAAATCGAAGCTTTGGCTTTCATCTCCGCAGTCCAGTCAGTAAAGGTAAAAGCCTGGTCAGCAAGGAGAGTTTCAAGATGCACTTCGATAATCCGGCCTTGGAAGACATTCTCACCGAACTCTTTGAGCATCTGTGCCTGAGTCCCATGAACGACATCCCTAAAGTCCATATGATCCTTTAGCGCCCCCTTAAACGTAACTTTCACAGACTCTGGAATCGGCATCGAGACTTCACCGGTAGCCAAGGCTAGAGCCACTGTGCCCGAGTCGGCACCAAAAGCAACCCCTTTCGACATTCGCGTATGGGAGTCTCCACCGATGATGATCGCCCGATCGTCCACTGTTAGATCGTTCAGAACTTTGTGAATAACATCCGTCAGCGGATGATATTTACCCTCAGGGTGTCTCGCAGTGATGAGACCAAATCGATTCATGAAACTCATCAACTTAGGGATATTTTGCTGAGCCTTACGATCCCATACAGAAGCCGTGTGGCAACCGGATTGATAACCAACGTCCAAAGTCGGAGCGATGACGGTAGCAGCCATAGACTCAAGTTCCTGGGCTGTCATCAAGCCCGTGGTATCCTGAGAACCAACTATATTTACCTTAACCCTAACATCAGATCCGGCATGAAGAACCTTACCTTCAGTGACATCCATAGCATTGCGGTTGAATATCTTCTCAACGGCTGTTAGCCCTTGACCAACATGTGAGATTTCTTTCGATGATGCAAAAACTGATTGCAACTCCTTGCCTAGTGTTGCAGCCGCGAAGCCCTGTAGCTTCTTACCAAAAACCACCGCGTAGGACCCACCAGCTCGAATGGATTCTAGTTTTTGTGGAGTTAACGCTGAGGAAATGTCGATTAGCTCGTCATCTCCTCTGTAGAGCTTTTTGGTTTTGGTGTTGATCGTGAATACAGTTCCTGTTTCTACAGAATACACTTGTTCCAAAACAGGATCGCCGTTTTCGTCAAGAACAGCCTTGCCATCATTACCTACTTTTTTCACCCAGTTTTTAAGGTCAATACCAATGCCCCCAGTAACATTGACCGTCGTCAAGAATATAGGGGAAATACCGTTGGTCCCCCCAACAATGGGAGCGATATTGATAAAAGGCACATACGGGCTAGCCTGTTTGCCAGTCCAGAGAGCCACGTTGTTCACACCTGACATACGCGAAGAACCAACTCCCATCGTGCCCTTCTCAGCGACGAGCATAACTCTTTTATCAGGGTGCTCTTCCTGTAACTGACGAATCTTGGCCTGGGCGTCCTCGGAGATCATGCACTTACCATGAAGCTCTCGATCAGAGCGTGAGTGCGCTTGATTCCCCGGCGATAGCAAGTCAGTGGAAATATCACCCTCAGCTGCTACAAAGGAGACCACCTTAATCTCTTCATCAACTTCTGGAAGTTTTGTGAAGAAGTCGGCCTGGGCATAGCTTTCTAGGATCTCTTTCGCTAATTGATTGCCAGCCTCGTAGGCCTCCTTGAGTCGTTGGGTATCGGCCTCGTAAAGGAAAACCTGGGTTTTTAAGACATCAGCCGCGTTTTTTGCAATGTATGCTTCGTCACCGAGAGCAAGGTCGAGGAGAACCTCGATCGAAGGCCCACCTTTCATATGGGAAAGTAGCTCAAAGGCAAACGAGGCGTCAATTTCAGGAATCTGAGCCTCACCAAGAATGATTTCCTTAAGAAACTTCGCCTTTACCGACGCGGCTGCAGTCGTGCCAGGAATCGTATTGTAAACTAGATACTTGATCGAATCCTTACGGTGTTCGTTGTTGGCGTCCTTGATCTGAGAGATAATCTCTTCCAGCAGTTCACCGCTATCGATTGGCTTTGGCTGCAAGTTTTGAGTTTTTCTTTCGGCAATTTCTTTTAGGTATTCAGTATAAAGGCTCATTGTCTTCCACAGTCTGTAAAACAGTTACAACACAGTTCGTCGCTAGTTAGCTCCGATAACCGCGCCCAGATTATCACTTTATAGACAAGTTATTAACGATATTTTTTTGGACTATTTGACAATGTCACTTCTACAATCAAGAAGCAAAACGGCCTACCAAAATTGCAGATACTGATTGGCTCCAAATGGCAGGCAGCGGAAGACATTGCTAGGCGGGACTAGTACAACTCACCAATTTGGCGCTTAAATTCCCATTCAAGCTCTTCAAAAGTGTAATCCTCAAGATCAATGTCCGTATTGTTTGCTTCGAAGAAGTCTGTGAGGGCATCAATTAGGTCGTTTTTACTCATTAAAACTCTCCTCCATTTAGACGCGTGACCAATAGCACATTCCGCCATTGGACCTCGATTTATGATAGTGATATTCATTATCATATCAACTAAGTTGACTTAGGCAAACCCAAAGTTTGGCAATGGAGTATAAAGCAGTTCGCATATCCAAGAAGATCATGGCTGGGCAGAATTTACAGGCCCAGCCTAGGAGGCTTTAGCGATTTAGTTCGGTGACTATATAGTCGCTAAAATCGAATACGAAGTTATCGAAGTTCAGCGGGAACTCCAAGGAGTGATGAACAGGAGTACCCCCTAATTCGCGACTGAGAGCTTCGCCGAAGCCATTGGCTTGAGCGAACGGCCCTAAATCTCCGCCGTAGTTAGCGACACTATAAGTAAAGTAAGTGTTCGCATACCGATCTTTCTTATCCAGCCAGAAATCTAGTAATCTGCCCGTATCGGATGAAAAGTTATCTGCGTAGACGCTTTCTTCATCAGAAATCAGAACGATAAACTTCTTTTTGTGTTCATCAGGGCTGGAAGATTTGGCTAGCATCTCTAAGGCAACCTCGATGGCATCGAGGCCGACTTCTGTGCCTCCATCTGCAATCACCGCGCTCATAAACTCAGTGAAGTCTTCGAGGCTAGATGTTGGATAGAGTCGATTTTCATCGACAAAAGCCTCGTAGCTTATGGCTCCTTGCCTTGAAGCACAGCCCCTTTCTTGCAATTCCGCAGCCAACTGTTGGGTCCAGAACTTTACGTTATCAATTTCTCCCTGCATTGAACCTGACCGATCCAGTACAAAGATGATATCTGCCGCTGCACTAGTCTCGTCACATAGCAAACCGGGGTCCAAAGTATCTTGCGAACGTTCCACATGTCCCCAGCAACTCCGAGCAAAGGCTCGCGCTTCCTCGTATAGGTATCGATAGTTCCCAACTCCACTACCTGCCTGTCCGAGAACCAAAGGCATAAATACAGCGTCTTTTTTACTGGCGGTAAGAGGAAATGTCTCCCAAATCATATCAAAAGCAGAGGTTCCGAAAGCCTTGCAAATCTCTGACTGCCTTAGTCGCCTAAAGCTCATGGCAAGATCAACAGGTTCTACCGACAATTCGTTTGATAGCAGACTGCGCTGGGCGTTAATGAGTCCAGTGAAGATTTCATTTCGTCTCGCTTGGTGATTGGGTATCGCCTCATTTCGGGAAGCAAACTGATCATAATATCGCGTGAATATCTCGATTCCGTGTCGCATCTCGCGGAAAGACTTGGGGGTTAAATCGCTCATGCCAGCAATGATCACACTTAACTGATCGAGAGCCCGTTTTCTCAAAACCTCTTGCTCACGCCATGGTCCACCATTTGAAACAAACGTGTTAGCAAATTCAGTGCTCATTAGAAGTGAAGGCTCATCAAGAGACTCCATGTAAGCCGTTAGCTCGGTCTTCTGCATCTGAGACCCGGCAGCCAAATTACTCATCCCTAAATTGAGCAGTTCACGATCGAAAGGTTTTATCTGTGACTCGTCAATAGAATCGAAAAGGCGCGGAATTAAAGTATGAGATCCTGATAGCTGGCAATTGTATATTTCTTTATCAGGTCCGTCCTTCCTAGGATCTAGCCCATACAAGGCTGCTAGGTCAGGAGTTAGACACTGCCTGTAGTCTCGTTGTTTCGTTCGAACTAAATCGTCAGCTACCTGACTGATTCTCTGGTACTCACAAGGAATTTCGTAGTTAATGAGCGATGAATCGGGCAGGGCATCCATCATAATCGCACCTAATCGCTCCTGCAAGCACCGGGCTTTATTAGGCCGGATAAATAGTTCACCAAGAATCAAACGATCGCCAATATAATCAAGTGCTTTCTTTTCCCTTTCAGATTGGGGTAACTCCATTTCATTGAGCTTGTCGACGAAAACATCCCAGTTGACCGCCTCAAAGTAAGAGCGTTTCGCAACCCGATACTCTTCGTGAGAGAAAACTCCTTGAGGATTCGTAAGACCCATAGCAGAGATCCAGGAAAGATTAATCAAAGTATGATCACTTAGGCCATTGCTTTCAACAAAACGATTTGCTGGCCCCGAGAAATAGGAAAGATCAAGATGGTATATATCATCAGAGTCGACGTTGATGAGCCAAGGCATAGGCTGGCCAACAACATTTAGCTTCGGCTTATATTGTGCTAAGGGTTTCCAGTATTGATCAGTGGGAATCGAGGATGTCTGAGCTTCGATCTTACTCATCAGATTATTTTCAAGACTTTCTACATCGGATGCCAGGTTAGTCTGGCTCAATACATCCAAAAGCCGGAGGATTGGCTGAAACGAATACTGATTGGGGCCTGTGAGCCATATCAAGCTTTCATTCTGCATCTGAGTTGTCACGGTTGTATTGAGAGCTTTCAATATTGCTCCCTTTTGCGACTTGCTCAGCTCAACAATCAAATCCACGATCATCTGCATGCGCTCTTCAGACCCCCGCTGAGACCTCTTCATCATCTCTCGTCTGAAGTTTACCCCGTTGAAAAGCTGCTCAAGAAACAGAGTTATGTCGTCGGGCCGGAAGCTATCATCAATCACCAAATGTCTTAGTAAGACAAGTTCAAGATTAAGTCGCTCTCCAAAGCGATTCTCGTATCGATTCTGCACGAGATTGAAAAGGACCGGGGTTAACTTTCGATACTGTAGCCTCGCCTGTTCGAGATCTAGGCCAGCATCAAGCAAAGACTCATAGAAAA contains:
- a CDS encoding bifunctional aconitate hydratase 2/2-methylisocitrate dehydratase yields the protein MSLYTEYLKEIAERKTQNLQPKPIDSGELLEEIISQIKDANNEHRKDSIKYLVYNTIPGTTAAASVKAKFLKEIILGEAQIPEIDASFAFELLSHMKGGPSIEVLLDLALGDEAYIAKNAADVLKTQVFLYEADTQRLKEAYEAGNQLAKEILESYAQADFFTKLPEVDEEIKVVSFVAAEGDISTDLLSPGNQAHSRSDRELHGKCMISEDAQAKIRQLQEEHPDKRVMLVAEKGTMGVGSSRMSGVNNVALWTGKQASPYVPFINIAPIVGGTNGISPIFLTTVNVTGGIGIDLKNWVKKVGNDGKAVLDENGDPVLEQVYSVETGTVFTINTKTKKLYRGDDELIDISSALTPQKLESIRAGGSYAVVFGKKLQGFAAATLGKELQSVFASSKEISHVGQGLTAVEKIFNRNAMDVTEGKVLHAGSDVRVKVNIVGSQDTTGLMTAQELESMAATVIAPTLDVGYQSGCHTASVWDRKAQQNIPKLMSFMNRFGLITARHPEGKYHPLTDVIHKVLNDLTVDDRAIIIGGDSHTRMSKGVAFGADSGTVALALATGEVSMPIPESVKVTFKGALKDHMDFRDVVHGTQAQMLKEFGENVFQGRIIEVHLETLLADQAFTFTDWTAEMKAKASICISKDEALIESLEIAKSRIQIMIDKGMDNHAEDLRGLIAKADQRIAEIKSGEVPALSPDESANYAAEFVVDLDQIDEPVIADPDVHNEDVSKRYTHDTLRSISYYKGEKTVDLGFIGSCMVHKGDLKILSQMLRNIEKQHGKVEFKAPLVVAPPTYNIVDELKAEGDWDVLQKYSGFEFDDSSPKSSARVEYENMMYLERPGCNLCMGNQEKAAKGDTVMATSTRLFQGRVVEDSAEKKGESLLASTPVVVLSTILGRVPTVDEYKSAVEGIVLTKFAPSAK
- a CDS encoding S8 family serine peptidase → MKLVLLALLFQVVFTACNKQSSGNGASSYSTERSFRSSGDRPECSDGECLPPDETEEQDCDPAIDPTCPCDPVTDPQCGIIVVDGICAVQAPQYPFLGCDASPVPWYKKKTDADIMQEMQGSLPEKVEVAVLDSGYEYYSQLSPRQAIKSPYADAMKDVAFAMGRVTPRGSRVEATIELDLSNPTNPPIELRGEKPVNGFFDTPSLHGTHVNGMIAGCGNNGISHNLKLNSYRFDLGDICDPTADDLIASIDAICDKESSLPEKEDFKIINVSLGSLEDEVDYDEDGLPSKKFQEAKGRWKAKGCIVVQAAGNSSHMRRYNVSKGVYTAFRSAESQVRNDFARLQEPYYVPRVAIDQFPSIDVISQAVPEEAIDAHLEVGATGQAGQYSQFSSWGEVRAPGSATPIFNNVLSGTSFSAPLVTGIAAEVGATIKSQNKAFWTSLTPPQKVEVVTGIIQKSKFGGVVNGLRAIGLARLAASQSLTSIPKWSSEESQAIMCPKALNDRMEACRATLTNLATGSELDDPQADACIKNAREFVTLCHPKSTLEEENKFGIIKELVEVSIRTEAYGQAIHFMEVFYESLLDAGLDLEQARLQYRKLTPVLFNLVQNRYENRFGERLNLELVLLRHLVIDDSFRPDDITLFLEQLFNGVNFRREMMKRSQRGSEERMQMIVDLIVELSKSQKGAILKALNTTVTTQMQNESLIWLTGPNQYSFQPILRLLDVLSQTNLASDVESLENNLMSKIEAQTSSIPTDQYWKPLAQYKPKLNVVGQPMPWLINVDSDDIYHLDLSYFSGPANRFVESNGLSDHTLINLSWISAMGLTNPQGVFSHEEYRVAKRSYFEAVNWDVFVDKLNEMELPQSEREKKALDYIGDRLILGELFIRPNKARCLQERLGAIMMDALPDSSLINYEIPCEYQRISQVADDLVRTKQRDYRQCLTPDLAALYGLDPRKDGPDKEIYNCQLSGSHTLIPRLFDSIDESQIKPFDRELLNLGMSNLAAGSQMQKTELTAYMESLDEPSLLMSTEFANTFVSNGGPWREQEVLRKRALDQLSVIIAGMSDLTPKSFREMRHGIEIFTRYYDQFASRNEAIPNHQARRNEIFTGLINAQRSLLSNELSVEPVDLAMSFRRLRQSEICKAFGTSAFDMIWETFPLTASKKDAVFMPLVLGQAGSGVGNYRYLYEEARAFARSCWGHVERSQDTLDPGLLCDETSAAADIIFVLDRSGSMQGEIDNVKFWTQQLAAELQERGCASRQGAISYEAFVDENRLYPTSSLEDFTEFMSAVIADGGTEVGLDAIEVALEMLAKSSSPDEHKKKFIVLISDEESVYADNFSSDTGRLLDFWLDKKDRYANTYFTYSVANYGGDLGPFAQANGFGEALSRELGGTPVHHSLEFPLNFDNFVFDFSDYIVTELNR